The following proteins come from a genomic window of Deinococcus sp. KSM4-11:
- a CDS encoding acetyltransferase yields MSGTLIVGAGGHAKVVLATLQAAGLEVRGILDDRSVLWGQQVLGVDVLGGVNLLSRPGVRAVIAIGSNAVRRDIAARYPGVTWMSVCHPTAVVDASVHLGAGSVVFASAVVQPDVSVGCHVIVNTGATVDHDSVLGDYVHVAPGTHLAGNVHLEDGVFMGIGSVAVPGVRIGAWSTVGAGGVVVHSLPAGIVAMGLPARIKHGRIEL; encoded by the coding sequence ATGAGTGGGACTTTGATAGTAGGAGCGGGTGGTCACGCGAAAGTCGTGCTTGCCACACTACAGGCTGCTGGCCTGGAGGTACGCGGGATATTGGACGACCGGAGCGTGCTTTGGGGACAACAGGTGCTGGGCGTAGACGTGCTCGGTGGGGTGAACTTGCTGAGCAGGCCAGGGGTTCGGGCGGTCATCGCGATTGGTAGCAATGCGGTACGGCGGGATATTGCTGCCCGGTACCCGGGGGTGACCTGGATGAGCGTGTGCCACCCGACGGCCGTGGTGGATGCGAGTGTGCACTTAGGTGCTGGGAGTGTGGTGTTTGCCTCAGCGGTAGTGCAGCCGGATGTGAGCGTAGGATGTCACGTGATCGTAAATACCGGCGCGACGGTTGATCACGATTCGGTTCTTGGGGATTATGTGCACGTCGCGCCGGGAACGCATCTGGCAGGAAATGTTCATCTGGAGGATGGTGTTTTCATGGGCATCGGGTCGGTGGCCGTGCCGGGTGTAAGGATCGGTGCGTGGTCAACAGTGGGGGCGGGAGGTGTAGTGGTGCACTCACTCCCGGCAGGCATTGTGGCGATGGGACTGCCAGCGCGGATAAAACACGGCAGAATAGAGCTATGA
- a CDS encoding sugar transferase codes for MKELPTKLLATVITTLFSPIIVLIYVLVLLHLGYPVIFSQQRPGLNGKPFTMYKFRTMRNSVDSSGQLLPDSERLTPLGRFLRSSSLDELPELFNVVRGDMSLVGPRPLLMEYLDRYTPQQARRHEVKPGITGWAQVNGRNAISWEEKFKLDVWYVDNRSIVLDMNILWLTILKVVRRENISAAGDATMPKFLGSQTE; via the coding sequence ATGAAAGAGCTGCCCACCAAATTATTAGCAACGGTGATTACCACCCTGTTCTCTCCTATTATTGTGCTAATCTACGTATTAGTCCTGTTACACCTTGGATATCCAGTTATTTTTTCTCAGCAACGTCCAGGGCTCAATGGAAAGCCCTTCACCATGTACAAGTTCCGCACAATGCGGAACTCAGTAGACAGCTCAGGTCAGCTCTTGCCGGACAGTGAACGGTTGACGCCGCTCGGTCGCTTTCTTCGGTCGTCCTCGCTGGACGAACTTCCCGAACTGTTCAACGTTGTACGAGGTGATATGAGTCTGGTGGGGCCACGGCCGCTATTGATGGAATATCTGGATCGCTACACCCCCCAGCAGGCGCGGAGGCACGAGGTCAAGCCCGGCATTACCGGCTGGGCACAGGTGAACGGACGCAATGCGATTTCCTGGGAAGAGAAATTCAAGTTGGACGTGTGGTATGTCGACAACCGCAGTATTGTGCTGGACATGAATATACTGTGGCTGACTATCTTGAAGGTTGTCAGACGTGAGAACATCAGTGCAGCGGGTGACGCGACTATGCCGAAGTTTCTTGGTTCCCAGACCGAATAA
- a CDS encoding glycosyltransferase family 4 protein → MKSMLVITTVARTHTAFLTPYAEVARSQGWVVDAAASSFEEAGDLDEVYNDVHSIPWDRTGKSVIKYIKALYLLRSIVIRNKYSIVHTHTPIASFLSRLAIATIPKRKRPIVIYTAHGFHFHQYGKKANNTVFFAVEKLLSRFTDYIITMNQDDFAAARKFNYIPEDRVINMPGIGISLDQYNAKSRNIPDSTRLPFKFVVVAEFIPRKRQIIILKAAKICANAGLNFTISFIGDGPLLKEMEAYADLEKLSSFCLFVGFKQNVAEELSNSNALILASNQEGMPRCVLEAMASGVPVIGSAIRGTRDLLTDGAGLLFEVDNPGDLAEKMIQLMHDADLASIISVKALEKIQDYSLNNTIKYYLQLLSIASQR, encoded by the coding sequence ATGAAATCAATGTTGGTTATTACAACGGTTGCTAGAACCCATACTGCTTTTCTGACTCCTTATGCTGAAGTGGCGAGATCGCAGGGATGGGTAGTTGATGCAGCCGCTAGTTCTTTCGAAGAAGCTGGTGACTTGGACGAAGTGTATAATGATGTGCACTCCATTCCGTGGGACAGAACTGGCAAGTCGGTAATAAAGTATATTAAAGCGTTATATCTCCTGAGAAGCATAGTAATTAGGAATAAATACAGTATTGTGCACACCCATACGCCAATTGCTTCATTTCTATCAAGATTGGCAATTGCTACTATTCCAAAACGTAAGAGACCAATTGTAATCTACACTGCTCACGGATTTCATTTTCACCAATATGGAAAAAAAGCTAATAACACCGTATTCTTTGCAGTTGAAAAACTTCTTTCAAGATTTACTGATTACATAATCACAATGAATCAGGATGACTTTGCTGCTGCTCGGAAATTCAATTACATACCGGAGGATCGCGTCATCAATATGCCAGGGATCGGCATTAGTCTTGATCAATATAATGCAAAATCGAGAAATATACCGGATTCAACACGGCTGCCATTTAAATTCGTCGTGGTTGCAGAGTTCATACCCCGGAAGCGCCAAATAATTATCCTAAAGGCCGCCAAGATTTGTGCCAATGCTGGCTTAAATTTTACAATTTCTTTTATCGGTGATGGCCCGCTCCTTAAAGAGATGGAAGCGTATGCCGATCTAGAGAAACTTAGCAGCTTTTGTTTGTTTGTGGGATTCAAGCAGAATGTTGCAGAAGAGTTATCGAACTCAAACGCCCTTATACTGGCGTCGAATCAAGAAGGCATGCCTCGGTGCGTGTTAGAGGCAATGGCGTCGGGGGTGCCCGTAATAGGATCAGCTATCAGAGGCACCAGGGATCTGCTAACGGACGGTGCAGGTCTTCTATTCGAAGTCGATAATCCGGGGGATTTAGCAGAGAAAATGATACAGTTGATGCACGATGCTGATCTCGCATCCATCATATCCGTAAAGGCGCTAGAAAAAATACAAGATTATTCATTGAATAACACAATTAAATATTACCTACAACTACTTTCCATAGCGAGTCAACGATGA
- a CDS encoding glycosyltransferase gives MKLKIILEHRFFRTPDGSVWTEAALPYSVWQPYLKRFTSVNVIARIHNIDQVSIDLSLSSGPGVTFTAVPYFIGPRQFLLKFGEVRRAMQNSLNGDSAVLLRIPGTLGTVAYRVLKASGQPYGAQIVADPHQVFAPGGVRHPLRFLFRWWFTRQLKTQARHASVISYVTRVSLQERYPSQARFSNSFSNVQLPAGAFVDQPRSNWDGLGKLEQPYRLILVGSLAQLYKSPDVILRAIAICADQGLHLHLTIVGDGRHRSELENLARELKVQDQVTFAGQLSSGDAVREELDRADIFVLPSRTEGLPRAMIEAMARAMPCIGSTVGGIPELLPAEDMVPPGDAPALAQKLQEVAISPQRLREMSHRNLETAHSYADSVLARQRQDFYECLALETEAWQGETRSKSQGRK, from the coding sequence ATGAAACTTAAAATCATCCTTGAACATCGGTTTTTTAGGACACCTGATGGCAGTGTCTGGACTGAAGCAGCACTTCCCTATTCCGTATGGCAGCCCTACTTGAAGAGATTTACGTCTGTAAATGTGATTGCTCGTATACACAATATAGATCAGGTCTCAATTGACTTAAGTCTATCAAGCGGCCCTGGAGTCACATTCACCGCCGTCCCCTACTTTATCGGTCCCCGTCAGTTCCTGCTGAAATTTGGCGAGGTTCGGCGAGCAATGCAAAACTCGCTCAATGGAGATTCAGCGGTACTGCTCCGAATTCCCGGCACACTGGGTACAGTGGCCTACCGAGTCCTCAAAGCCAGTGGCCAGCCCTACGGCGCACAGATCGTCGCCGATCCACATCAAGTGTTCGCTCCTGGAGGAGTTCGGCATCCGTTGCGGTTTCTCTTCCGCTGGTGGTTTACCCGACAGCTTAAAACTCAGGCCCGCCACGCGAGCGTCATTAGCTATGTCACTCGTGTGTCTCTACAAGAGCGGTATCCCAGCCAGGCAAGGTTTAGCAATTCATTTTCAAATGTCCAACTTCCTGCAGGTGCGTTTGTGGATCAGCCTAGAAGCAACTGGGACGGCCTGGGAAAACTTGAGCAGCCTTACCGGCTGATTCTGGTGGGCTCGCTGGCCCAACTGTATAAGAGCCCAGATGTCATCCTGCGTGCCATAGCTATCTGCGCCGATCAAGGCCTACATCTCCACCTGACCATTGTGGGCGATGGAAGACATCGCTCTGAGCTGGAAAACCTGGCACGTGAGCTGAAGGTACAGGATCAAGTGACCTTTGCTGGGCAACTGTCCTCCGGCGATGCCGTCAGGGAGGAATTGGATCGTGCAGATATCTTTGTTTTGCCTTCGCGCACCGAGGGATTACCACGTGCCATGATTGAGGCGATGGCACGCGCGATGCCCTGTATCGGTTCGACCGTGGGTGGTATTCCCGAATTGCTGCCTGCCGAGGATATGGTGCCGCCGGGTGACGCACCAGCCTTAGCGCAGAAATTACAAGAGGTCGCGATATCGCCGCAGCGTTTACGCGAGATGTCGCATCGTAACCTGGAAACTGCGCATTCTTATGCTGATAGTGTTCTGGCTCGGCAGCGGCAGGATTTCTACGAATGCCTGGCCCTGGAAACCGAGGCGTGGCAGGGCGAAACGCGTAGCAAAAGCCAGGGTAGAAAATGA
- a CDS encoding glycosyltransferase family 1 protein, with protein MSAASPEPSRRPIRVLHVVGTMNRGGVETWLMNVLRNVSRDELAFDFVVHKAEAAAYDEELLALGAGRYVCKWPDNPVIYARNFLKILRENGPYDVVHSHVHHFNGMVLLLAKIANIPIRVAHSHSDTLVSRGDYGGVRRFYVASTKRMINRFATNGIAVSINSALSQFGSDWNKDDRWDVIPCGIDFDPFKETVDKSEVRRELNISVGTFVVGHVGRFDEVKNHQFLIDIFAVLQKRVPDSLLLLVGDGKLQSQIRDKVNTMNLQNHVIFAGSRSDVPRIMIGAMNVFVFPSKHEGLGLALVEAQAANLPCIASDKVSVEAKISENCKFVSLKSSAEEWCNCILSMSSDNLHSENHNFSLKNNINALLRVYTPKRRS; from the coding sequence ATGAGTGCAGCTTCACCTGAACCGTCCAGACGCCCGATCCGTGTACTCCACGTGGTGGGCACCATGAACCGGGGTGGCGTGGAAACATGGCTGATGAACGTGCTGCGAAACGTTTCGCGTGACGAGCTGGCTTTCGATTTTGTGGTGCATAAGGCGGAAGCAGCTGCTTACGATGAAGAACTGCTGGCTCTGGGCGCGGGACGATATGTCTGTAAATGGCCTGACAATCCCGTGATTTACGCGAGAAACTTTCTAAAAATATTGAGAGAAAACGGGCCATACGATGTAGTTCATAGCCACGTCCATCATTTCAACGGCATGGTTCTGCTATTGGCAAAGATAGCAAATATTCCAATCAGAGTAGCGCATAGTCATAGTGATACTTTGGTCAGTAGGGGCGATTATGGTGGCGTGCGTAGGTTTTATGTCGCATCTACCAAGAGGATGATTAACCGGTTCGCTACTAATGGCATAGCCGTAAGTATAAACTCTGCTCTGTCTCAATTCGGCTCAGATTGGAATAAAGATGATCGTTGGGACGTAATACCTTGTGGCATTGACTTCGATCCTTTCAAGGAAACAGTAGACAAGAGCGAGGTTAGGCGCGAATTAAATATATCTGTAGGCACGTTCGTTGTTGGTCACGTTGGTAGATTTGACGAAGTTAAAAACCACCAGTTCCTAATTGATATTTTTGCAGTTTTGCAAAAAAGGGTGCCGGATTCTTTATTGCTGCTTGTGGGAGACGGTAAGTTGCAAAGTCAAATCAGAGACAAAGTGAATACCATGAACCTGCAAAACCATGTTATTTTTGCAGGTTCTAGAAGCGATGTTCCCAGAATCATGATAGGTGCCATGAACGTATTTGTTTTTCCATCTAAACATGAGGGTCTGGGTTTAGCGCTTGTTGAAGCCCAGGCTGCCAATCTTCCATGTATTGCTTCAGATAAAGTGAGCGTCGAAGCTAAAATCAGTGAGAACTGCAAGTTCGTTTCGTTGAAGTCTAGCGCGGAAGAATGGTGTAATTGTATTTTATCTATGTCATCGGATAACTTACACAGTGAAAATCATAATTTTAGCCTCAAAAATAACATAAACGCGCTACTTAGAGTTTATACCCCTAAGCGTAGGTCGTAG
- a CDS encoding lipopolysaccharide biosynthesis protein, with protein MSAAAGLSLGRNISWTLVGNVVYAASQWGMLVVLARLATPQVVGQYSLALAVSAPVFMALNLQLRGVQATDAAQDFRFGDYLTLRLITTVLALIVLVAMIQNYAPETHLVIGLIGLAKAFESISDVLYGRMQARERMDRIARSTLIKGPLSLLSLLLGFIWAGLSGAAGLLATSWLLLLLTYDLPNARRLSTSEDSRRGGLPVMGRLLRTALPLGVVMGLVSLSANLPRYQIEATLGTSALGIYSALAYLMVALGIVVGAVGQAASPRLARYVASGNQKSFWVLMGRMLLAGLGLGVAGVLGAAGLGRPVLFLMYGPNYAQDLPLFVWLMGAAAFSYLASFMGFGMTAARQFKQQVPLFALMVVLLWLLCRWLIPAYGLVGAAWATMGANVFQLLGSVLILFLAFRSRSTP; from the coding sequence ATGAGCGCCGCAGCGGGCCTGAGCCTGGGCCGAAACATCTCATGGACCCTGGTGGGCAACGTGGTGTACGCCGCCTCTCAGTGGGGCATGCTGGTGGTGTTGGCCCGTCTGGCCACGCCTCAGGTCGTGGGGCAGTATTCGCTGGCGCTGGCGGTCAGTGCTCCGGTGTTCATGGCCCTGAACCTACAACTGCGTGGCGTCCAGGCTACCGACGCGGCACAGGACTTCCGTTTCGGGGATTACCTGACGTTGAGGCTGATCACCACCGTTCTGGCACTGATCGTGCTGGTCGCCATGATCCAGAATTATGCCCCCGAAACCCACCTTGTCATTGGCCTCATCGGGCTGGCCAAGGCCTTCGAGTCCATCAGCGACGTACTGTACGGACGTATGCAGGCCCGCGAGCGCATGGATCGGATCGCGCGATCCACCCTGATCAAAGGACCGCTGTCGCTATTATCGCTCTTACTTGGCTTTATTTGGGCCGGTCTATCAGGGGCTGCAGGGTTGCTGGCGACTAGCTGGCTCCTTTTGCTGCTGACCTACGATCTGCCCAATGCTCGCCGACTGAGCACGTCGGAAGACTCACGGAGAGGGGGTCTGCCCGTGATGGGACGGTTGCTCAGGACTGCTTTGCCCCTGGGTGTGGTGATGGGTTTGGTATCGCTGAGCGCGAATCTGCCGCGTTACCAGATCGAGGCCACGCTTGGCACCAGTGCCTTGGGCATCTACTCGGCGCTGGCGTACCTCATGGTGGCGCTCGGCATCGTGGTGGGCGCGGTGGGCCAAGCGGCCAGTCCCCGTCTGGCGAGATACGTTGCTAGCGGAAATCAGAAGTCCTTCTGGGTTTTGATGGGCAGGATGCTTCTGGCCGGGCTGGGTCTGGGTGTGGCGGGCGTGCTTGGCGCGGCTGGACTGGGACGCCCGGTACTGTTCTTGATGTATGGCCCCAACTATGCCCAGGATCTGCCACTGTTCGTATGGCTAATGGGCGCAGCAGCCTTCAGTTACCTAGCCTCGTTCATGGGGTTCGGCATGACGGCCGCCCGACAATTCAAGCAACAGGTTCCATTGTTTGCGCTGATGGTGGTCTTGCTGTGGCTACTGTGCCGCTGGCTGATCCCAGCGTATGGGCTGGTGGGAGCCGCGTGGGCCACGATGGGTGCTAATGTTTTTCAGTTGTTGGGGAGCGTGCTGATTCTCTTCCTAGCCTTCAGATCGAGGAGTACCCCATGA
- a CDS encoding SDR family oxidoreductase: protein MPSYLITGGAGFIGSHIVDALVQRGDHVTVFDDLSNGRLQNIAHHGDSVRFIQGDLRDFTAVQEAMIGIDYVSHQGALGSVPRSVVDPITTHDVNATGTLNVLQAARQAGVKRVVYASSSSVYGDTPTLPKVETMPTRPISPYALSKLTAEEYCRIFTRVYGLETVSLRYFNVFGPRQRPDSQYAAVIPRFIDAMSQGQRPVINGDGQQSRDFTYVSNNVQANLLAFSAPADQVAGCAFNIACDDQQSLLELVAELNTLLGTTLEPEFRPERAGDVKHSRAGVTAAAAAMGYGPRVTFADGLRVTVEQSRKAVKESSSE, encoded by the coding sequence ATGCCCAGCTATCTCATCACTGGTGGCGCCGGATTCATCGGGAGTCACATCGTTGATGCCCTCGTTCAACGTGGGGATCACGTCACCGTCTTTGACGACTTGTCCAACGGACGTCTTCAGAACATTGCCCATCACGGCGACAGTGTCAGATTTATTCAAGGTGATCTACGCGATTTCACTGCCGTGCAGGAAGCTATGATCGGAATCGACTATGTAAGCCACCAGGGTGCGCTGGGCAGCGTTCCACGCTCAGTGGTAGACCCGATAACCACCCACGACGTGAATGCCACTGGAACCCTGAACGTCCTGCAGGCGGCCCGGCAGGCGGGAGTCAAACGCGTCGTGTACGCAAGCAGCAGCAGCGTGTACGGTGATACTCCTACCCTGCCTAAAGTCGAGACGATGCCCACCCGGCCGATCTCGCCGTACGCGCTGAGCAAGCTGACCGCCGAGGAATACTGCCGGATCTTCACCCGCGTGTACGGCCTGGAAACGGTGTCTCTGCGATACTTCAACGTGTTCGGCCCGCGTCAGCGCCCGGACAGCCAGTACGCGGCGGTCATTCCCAGGTTCATCGACGCCATGAGCCAGGGCCAGCGGCCCGTGATTAACGGCGACGGCCAGCAGTCGCGTGACTTCACGTACGTGTCCAACAACGTGCAAGCCAACCTCTTGGCGTTCTCCGCCCCGGCTGATCAGGTCGCGGGCTGCGCGTTCAACATCGCATGCGACGACCAGCAGAGCCTGCTGGAACTTGTGGCCGAATTGAATACGCTGTTGGGCACCACGCTCGAGCCAGAATTCAGGCCTGAGCGGGCCGGCGACGTGAAGCACTCGCGGGCCGGCGTAACTGCGGCCGCAGCAGCTATGGGCTATGGACCCAGAGTGACTTTTGCTGATGGTCTTCGCGTAACCGTCGAGCAGAGCCGGAAAGCGGTGAAGGAGTCAAGCAGCGAATGA
- a CDS encoding nucleotide sugar dehydrogenase, giving the protein MIKTDSVSSLVEKIEAHAVRVGIVGLGYVGLPFLVEQAKVGFQVTGIDLSAERAGMVARGENYIGDVLDQDLRDIVNAGLVSTTTTFDAVPGMDVIVICVPTPLDRNLSPDLNIVRSVTQEIARYLRPGQLISLESTTYPGTTEEVMKPILETSGLRAGVDFYLAHSPERVDPGNHLFSTTNTNKVVGGNDPASLEVATAFYRQSIQHVVPVSSAKVAEMVKVYENTFRSVNIALVNELAMLCDRMDLSVWEVLDAAFTKPFGIMPFYPGPGVGGHCIPLDPHYLEWKAREYGFETRFITLAGEINRHMPDFAVNKVARLLNEQGKSIKGSCIVQLGMAYKRDIDDYRESPAVHVYEQLHSLGADIRFYDPHVRVVEEGSLRIEGLDELTAADLQNADLVLITTPHTSLDYSWVLEHSKLVFDTRNATKGLVSPKLTLL; this is encoded by the coding sequence GTGATCAAGACCGATTCCGTCTCTTCTCTCGTTGAGAAAATTGAAGCACACGCGGTGCGAGTGGGTATTGTCGGCCTTGGCTATGTCGGCCTGCCTTTCCTGGTTGAGCAGGCCAAGGTTGGATTTCAAGTCACCGGCATTGACCTCAGCGCTGAACGTGCAGGAATGGTTGCACGTGGAGAAAACTACATCGGGGATGTCTTGGATCAGGATCTCCGCGATATTGTCAATGCTGGCCTCGTGTCTACTACCACGACGTTCGACGCAGTGCCCGGGATGGATGTCATCGTGATCTGCGTTCCCACGCCGCTCGACCGGAACCTCAGTCCCGACTTGAACATCGTGCGGAGCGTTACTCAGGAGATCGCTCGTTACCTGAGGCCTGGCCAACTCATCAGCTTGGAGAGCACCACCTATCCAGGCACGACGGAAGAAGTTATGAAACCCATCCTAGAGACGAGTGGCTTACGTGCCGGTGTGGACTTCTACCTGGCCCATTCGCCAGAGCGCGTCGACCCTGGCAATCATCTCTTTAGCACCACCAATACGAATAAGGTCGTCGGGGGCAATGATCCAGCCAGCCTAGAGGTGGCTACAGCGTTCTACCGGCAATCCATCCAACATGTCGTGCCAGTCAGCAGTGCCAAGGTAGCGGAGATGGTAAAGGTGTACGAGAACACCTTTCGATCCGTCAACATTGCCCTCGTGAATGAACTGGCCATGTTGTGCGACCGTATGGATCTCTCCGTGTGGGAAGTACTCGACGCTGCGTTCACAAAACCCTTCGGCATCATGCCGTTCTACCCCGGCCCCGGCGTCGGCGGTCACTGCATTCCGCTTGACCCTCATTATCTGGAATGGAAAGCCAGGGAGTACGGGTTCGAAACGCGCTTTATTACTCTGGCTGGCGAGATCAACAGGCACATGCCGGACTTTGCGGTCAATAAAGTGGCACGTCTACTAAACGAGCAAGGCAAGTCCATCAAAGGTAGCTGTATCGTTCAGCTCGGCATGGCTTATAAGCGGGACATTGACGACTACCGCGAGTCCCCAGCCGTACACGTATACGAACAGCTACACAGCCTCGGCGCAGACATCCGCTTCTACGATCCTCACGTCCGTGTCGTTGAGGAAGGTTCTCTCAGAATCGAAGGCCTGGATGAACTCACGGCAGCCGACCTTCAGAATGCTGACCTCGTTCTCATCACTACTCCCCACACAAGCCTGGACTACAGCTGGGTGCTGGAGCACAGTAAATTGGTGTTCGACACCCGCAATGCCACCAAAGGCCTCGTCTCGCCCAAGCTCACGTTGCTTTAG
- a CDS encoding IS3 family transposase (programmed frameshift): protein MRGKRFTEEQIAFALKQAETGVSVTEVCRKMGVAESTFYTWKRKFSGLGVSELRRLRQLEEENRKLKQLVADLSLDKVMLQDVIPKKALKPAQRRQLVNHLRSGYRVSERRACAVLNEWRNVYRYRGKPRLEEPVILARMTEIGHTRIRYGYRRIHVLMAREGWHINHKRFFRLYQLAGLNLRMKRPRRHVSAARRAAQPPAQHPNEVWSMDFVSDALFNGKRFRTLTLLDVFTRECLAIHVDTNITGERVVAVVTEVSRHLGVPARIQVDNGSEFISKVLDLWAYQNGVTLGFSRPGRPQDNAHIESFNGSFRDECLNIHWFLSLDDAAEKIETWRGDYNDLRPHSSLENLAPSAYRARIASTLRPPT from the exons ATGCGAGGAAAACGCTTTACCGAGGAACAGATCGCTTTCGCCCTGAAACAAGCGGAAACCGGCGTGTCCGTCACGGAAGTCTGCCGGAAGATGGGCGTCGCCGAGTCGACGTTTTACACCTGGAAGCGGAAGTTCAGTGGGCTGGGGGTCAGCGAGTTACGCCGGCTGAGACAACTCGAAGAGGAAAATAGGAAGCTGAAACAGCTGGTGGCGGATCTGAGCCTGGACAAGGTGATGCTCCAGGACGTGATTC CAAAAAAAGCTCTGAAGCCGGCCCAGCGCAGGCAACTGGTCAACCACCTGCGTTCGGGCTACCGGGTGAGTGAACGGCGCGCGTGCGCCGTTCTGAACGAGTGGCGCAATGTCTACCGGTATCGGGGAAAACCGCGACTTGAAGAACCAGTCATCCTGGCCAGGATGACCGAGATCGGGCACACCCGGATTCGGTATGGGTACCGCAGAATTCACGTGCTGATGGCTCGCGAGGGCTGGCATATCAACCACAAGCGTTTCTTCCGGCTGTACCAGCTGGCCGGTCTGAACCTGCGGATGAAGCGACCGAGACGTCATGTGAGTGCGGCACGTCGTGCCGCACAGCCACCAGCACAACATCCCAATGAGGTATGGTCGATGGACTTCGTGTCAGACGCGCTCTTTAACGGGAAGCGGTTTCGGACGTTGACCCTCTTGGACGTATTCACGCGGGAATGCCTGGCCATTCACGTGGACACAAACATCACGGGCGAGCGCGTTGTCGCAGTGGTGACCGAGGTCAGCCGGCACCTCGGGGTGCCGGCGCGGATTCAGGTCGACAATGGCAGCGAATTCATCAGTAAGGTGCTTGATCTCTGGGCATACCAGAATGGCGTGACTTTAGGTTTTTCTCGTCCTGGGCGGCCTCAGGACAACGCGCACATCGAGTCTTTCAACGGGAGTTTCCGCGATGAATGCCTGAATATCCACTGGTTTTTGTCGCTGGACGATGCGGCCGAGAAGATCGAAACCTGGAGGGGCGACTATAATGATCTGAGGCCGCACTCCTCGCTGGAAAATCTTGCGCCCAGCGCATATCGAGCCAGGATTGCCTCGACCCTTCGCCCGCCAACCTGA